In Bacteriovorax stolpii, a single genomic region encodes these proteins:
- the acpP gene encoding acyl carrier protein yields MKDKVIKLISDATKIDIAKINLETSFVDDLNLDSLDIVELMMKMEDEFGVEIPEEDAEGLKTVKDIVAYLEKKQA; encoded by the coding sequence ATGAAAGACAAGGTTATTAAACTAATCAGCGACGCTACAAAAATTGATATCGCTAAAATCAATCTTGAAACAAGTTTCGTTGACGATCTAAACCTAGACTCACTAGATATCGTAGAACTAATGATGAAAATGGAAGACGAATTTGGTGTAGAAATTCCTGAGGAAGATGCTGAAGGACTAAAAACGGTAAAAGATATCGTTGCTTACCTAGAAAAGAAACAAGCTTAA
- a CDS encoding DUF6165 family protein, whose protein sequence is MNINCEISLGELVDKISILKIKLEKITDTEKLKHVQREEETLSKTLASLKLDNIDYHLNQMIDVNQKLWKIEDDIRDLERDKDFGEAFIELARAVYITNDERFRRKNTINTTYKSGLVEVKSYKDY, encoded by the coding sequence ATGAACATAAATTGCGAAATTTCTTTGGGTGAATTGGTTGATAAGATTTCTATCTTAAAAATTAAGCTGGAAAAAATCACTGACACTGAAAAGCTAAAACACGTCCAAAGGGAAGAGGAAACTCTCTCAAAGACTTTGGCTTCATTGAAACTCGACAACATTGATTATCACTTAAACCAGATGATCGATGTGAACCAGAAGCTCTGGAAGATTGAGGACGACATCCGCGACTTGGAAAGGGATAAGGATTTTGGAGAGGCCTTTATTGAGCTTGCCCGTGCCGTCTACATCACCAATGATGAGCGCTTTAGAAGAAAAAACACTATCAACACAACCTATAAATCAGGCCTCGTAGAGGTCAAGTCTTACAAAGACTACTAA
- the tsaA gene encoding tRNA (N6-threonylcarbamoyladenosine(37)-N6)-methyltransferase TrmO, which translates to MKKIARIHSPYKEKFSIPRQPGLTSIESTIELLPPFNRTEALMGLEAFSHLWVIFEFHEVAPTDKSSLTVRPPRLGGNTKQGVFATRSPFRPNNVGLSLVKIEKIEGTKIVVSGGDFLDQTPVYDLKPYLKEIESKPEAVSGWTDEMEVKRLEVVFKCECDFELKDKIVDILSLDPRPRFHEDGYKTYGSRLFNVDVHWEVLDNTVFVTKILT; encoded by the coding sequence TTGAAAAAGATTGCCCGCATTCACTCTCCCTATAAAGAGAAATTTTCTATTCCCCGTCAGCCGGGATTAACGTCGATTGAATCGACCATTGAGCTACTTCCACCATTTAATCGCACAGAAGCGCTGATGGGGCTCGAAGCTTTTTCTCACCTGTGGGTGATCTTTGAGTTTCATGAAGTGGCGCCAACGGATAAGAGCTCTTTAACTGTTCGTCCTCCCAGATTAGGCGGGAATACCAAACAAGGTGTCTTTGCCACGCGCTCTCCTTTTAGGCCGAACAATGTTGGGTTGTCGCTGGTTAAGATTGAGAAGATTGAAGGAACGAAGATTGTTGTTTCGGGTGGAGATTTTTTAGATCAGACGCCGGTTTATGATTTGAAGCCTTATTTAAAAGAGATTGAGTCGAAGCCTGAGGCAGTGTCTGGGTGGACGGATGAGATGGAAGTTAAGAGGCTTGAAGTGGTGTTTAAATGCGAATGTGACTTTGAATTAAAAGATAAAATCGTGGACATTCTCTCTCTTGATCCCCGCCCTCGCTTTCACGAGGACGGTTACAAAACATACGGCTCAAGGCTTTTTAATGTCGATGTTCACTGGGAAGTTTTAGACAACACAGTCTTCGTCACTAAGATTCTTACTTAA
- the fabF gene encoding beta-ketoacyl-ACP synthase II — translation MTEGKKLNRVAITGMGMINGLGHNLKDVWANALEGKSGVSLIEQMNTELLTTKFAGEVKNFELASDILDAKEAAKYDRFIHFAMHSTHEALADAGLLENRPYDMDRMGCILGVGIGGFPEIENTAKTLFEKGPRRVSPFFIPAIIPNMPSGLVTIRYNLGGLNFAIASACASAAHALTSACYEIMFGRQDMMVSGGAESVICNLSIAGFGNMKALSKRNDDPATASRPYDADRDGFVLGEGAGILILENYDKAVARGAKIYAEIVGHGATSDAHHITAPHPEGDGAYRSMKMAIEDAGVDLKEIGYVNAHGTSTPLGDIGELRAIKRTFGDHAYNLNVSSTKSMTGHLLGAAGGIETIFCAMALHTGMIPPTINVQNLDPECDLNITANKAVKKDIKYALNNSFGFGGTNSSLLLKKV, via the coding sequence ATGACCGAAGGTAAAAAACTCAACAGAGTAGCCATCACCGGTATGGGAATGATCAATGGACTTGGTCACAATCTAAAAGACGTTTGGGCAAATGCACTTGAAGGAAAATCAGGTGTGTCTTTGATCGAACAAATGAACACAGAATTACTTACGACAAAATTTGCAGGTGAAGTAAAAAACTTCGAACTAGCAAGCGACATATTAGACGCAAAAGAAGCAGCTAAATACGACCGCTTCATTCACTTTGCTATGCACTCGACTCACGAAGCTCTAGCGGATGCTGGCCTTCTTGAAAACCGTCCATACGACATGGACAGAATGGGTTGTATCCTGGGTGTTGGTATCGGTGGATTCCCGGAAATCGAAAACACAGCGAAGACTCTTTTTGAAAAAGGGCCAAGACGTGTTTCTCCTTTCTTCATTCCAGCGATCATCCCGAACATGCCATCTGGACTTGTAACGATTCGCTACAACCTTGGTGGATTAAACTTCGCTATCGCTTCAGCTTGTGCTTCAGCTGCTCACGCACTGACATCTGCTTGTTACGAAATCATGTTTGGAAGACAAGACATGATGGTTTCAGGTGGAGCTGAATCAGTTATCTGTAATCTTTCAATTGCCGGTTTCGGTAACATGAAAGCGCTTTCAAAAAGAAACGATGACCCGGCCACAGCTTCTCGTCCATACGATGCTGACCGCGATGGATTCGTTCTTGGTGAAGGTGCTGGTATTTTAATTTTAGAAAACTACGACAAAGCGGTTGCTCGTGGAGCAAAGATTTACGCTGAAATCGTGGGCCATGGTGCAACTTCGGATGCCCACCACATTACAGCTCCACACCCAGAAGGTGACGGTGCTTACAGATCAATGAAGATGGCGATTGAAGACGCTGGCGTTGATTTAAAAGAAATTGGTTACGTAAACGCTCACGGGACATCAACTCCGCTTGGAGACATCGGTGAACTAAGAGCGATCAAGAGAACATTCGGCGATCACGCTTACAACCTGAACGTATCTTCGACTAAGTCGATGACTGGTCACTTGCTTGGAGCTGCTGGTGGGATTGAAACAATCTTCTGTGCGATGGCACTTCACACAGGAATGATTCCTCCAACGATCAACGTACAAAACCTTGATCCGGAATGTGACCTGAACATCACGGCCAACAAAGCTGTGAAGAAAGACATTAAGTACGCTCTAAACAACTCGTTTGGTTTCGGTGGAACAAACTCTTCACTACTTCTCAAAAAAGTATAA
- a CDS encoding SDR family NAD(P)-dependent oxidoreductase: protein MNIFITGGTTGIGLALAKLYLEEGHRVGVCARNLSKFPAEIRNKYKQLVCYEVDVTNREELYKAIHDFAPVELDMVFANAGRSVGAKSKTPQFSVANEIIDINVKGVLNTFDIALEIMMPRKKGHLIATASVAGFMGLPGAGAYSASKAAVLKLCESYALDLKPRGINVTAIAPGFVDTPLTKQNNHKMPFLMSADKAARLIKRAIEKKKVLYIFPFRMKVVVSILDKMPRSLYRLIMNLKMFNYSEE, encoded by the coding sequence GTGAATATTTTTATTACTGGTGGAACAACTGGAATTGGTTTGGCCTTGGCGAAACTCTACCTTGAAGAAGGTCATCGCGTAGGGGTCTGTGCCCGCAACCTAAGCAAGTTCCCGGCAGAAATCCGCAATAAGTACAAACAACTCGTCTGTTATGAGGTGGATGTCACCAATAGAGAAGAGCTTTATAAAGCGATTCACGATTTTGCTCCAGTCGAACTGGATATGGTTTTTGCCAATGCTGGGAGATCTGTAGGGGCGAAATCTAAAACGCCACAATTCTCAGTGGCCAACGAAATTATCGATATCAACGTTAAAGGCGTTCTTAACACGTTTGATATCGCGCTTGAGATTATGATGCCAAGAAAGAAGGGGCATTTGATTGCAACTGCTTCAGTTGCAGGATTTATGGGGCTTCCTGGTGCCGGCGCTTACAGTGCTTCAAAAGCAGCGGTTCTAAAACTTTGTGAATCGTACGCACTGGATTTAAAACCTAGAGGGATTAACGTAACGGCGATTGCTCCGGGGTTTGTTGATACTCCGTTAACGAAACAGAACAATCATAAGATGCCTTTTTTGATGAGTGCGGATAAAGCTGCAAGGTTAATTAAGCGTGCGATTGAGAAGAAAAAAGTGCTGTATATTTTCCCGTTTAGAATGAAAGTTGTGGTTTCTATCTTGGATAAAATGCCAAGAAGTTTATATCGTTTAATTATGAACTTGAAGATGTTTAATTATAGTGAGGAGTAA
- the glyA gene encoding serine hydroxymethyltransferase: MFNKNATSVKTMDPEIYAIIEKERVRQEDGLELIASENYTSQAVMEAQGSILTNKYAEGLPNKRYYGGCEFVDQSEILAIERVNKIFGSKFANVQPHSGSQANMGAYFATINPGDKVLGMNLAEGGHLTHGSPVNFSGKLFNFVAYGLNYETERIDFNIVREQAKKEQPKLIVAGASAYPREIDFKTFKEIADEVGAKLMVDMAHIAGLVAAGLHNSPVPHADVTTSTTHKTLRGPRGGIILTNNEELFKKLNSNIFPGIQGGPLEHVIAAKAVAFHEALQPDYVVYQKQVIANAKALAAALTNKGIALVSGGTDNHLVLVKTDSVGLSGKEAEHALELAGITCNKNMVPQDKRSPFVTSGVRLGTPAITTRGLTESHMETLASWINEALRNASNEEVLKKIRTQVLDLCKSYPVYK, encoded by the coding sequence ATGTTTAATAAAAATGCGACTTCAGTAAAAACTATGGACCCGGAAATCTACGCGATCATCGAAAAAGAGCGCGTTCGCCAGGAAGATGGTCTGGAGCTGATCGCTTCTGAGAACTACACTTCACAAGCGGTTATGGAAGCTCAGGGATCAATCCTGACTAACAAATACGCTGAAGGCCTTCCAAACAAGCGCTACTACGGTGGATGCGAGTTTGTTGACCAGTCTGAAATCTTAGCGATTGAAAGAGTAAACAAGATCTTCGGATCAAAGTTTGCTAACGTTCAACCGCACTCGGGTTCTCAGGCAAACATGGGAGCTTACTTCGCAACAATCAACCCGGGCGATAAAGTCCTGGGGATGAACCTTGCTGAAGGTGGGCACTTAACTCACGGGTCCCCTGTTAACTTCTCAGGAAAACTTTTTAACTTTGTGGCCTACGGACTCAACTACGAAACAGAAAGAATTGATTTCAACATCGTTCGCGAGCAAGCTAAAAAAGAACAACCAAAACTTATCGTCGCGGGAGCTTCGGCCTACCCTCGCGAAATCGACTTCAAAACGTTTAAAGAAATCGCTGATGAAGTTGGTGCAAAACTGATGGTTGATATGGCCCACATCGCAGGATTAGTCGCAGCAGGTTTACACAACTCTCCTGTTCCTCATGCTGACGTGACAACATCAACAACTCACAAAACTCTTCGCGGACCACGCGGAGGGATTATTTTAACAAACAACGAAGAACTTTTTAAAAAGCTTAACTCAAACATCTTCCCTGGTATTCAGGGGGGACCGCTTGAGCACGTGATTGCCGCTAAAGCCGTTGCTTTCCACGAAGCTCTTCAGCCAGACTACGTTGTTTATCAAAAACAAGTGATCGCCAACGCTAAAGCGCTTGCAGCTGCTTTAACAAACAAAGGCATCGCACTTGTTTCTGGTGGAACAGACAACCACCTTGTTCTGGTAAAAACAGACTCGGTTGGGCTTTCTGGTAAAGAAGCTGAGCACGCTCTTGAGCTTGCAGGTATCACATGTAACAAAAACATGGTGCCTCAAGATAAGCGCTCTCCGTTTGTGACTTCTGGTGTGCGTTTAGGAACTCCAGCGATTACAACTCGCGGATTAACTGAATCTCACATGGAAACACTCGCTTCATGGATTAACGAAGCACTAAGAAACGCTAGCAATGAAGAAGTGTTAAAGAAAATCAGAACTCAGGTCTTAGACCTTTGTAAATCATACCCGGTATATAAGTAA
- the greB gene encoding transcription elongation factor GreB — MNKEKNYITPKGFKRLQDELHQLARVERPEVTKTVAWAASNGDRSENADYIYGKKRMREIDKRVRFLSSRIELAVVVDPVSVKSEKVQFGATVTIADEEDGEEKTVSIVGVDEINTEKNQISWRSPLGSSLIGKEVGDTILLKVPAGTKSYEIIEIEYVSIE, encoded by the coding sequence ATGAATAAAGAAAAAAACTATATTACGCCAAAGGGCTTTAAAAGGCTTCAGGACGAACTTCATCAGCTCGCCAGAGTCGAGCGACCTGAAGTGACTAAAACTGTCGCTTGGGCAGCTTCAAACGGCGATAGATCGGAGAATGCGGACTACATCTACGGTAAAAAACGTATGCGTGAAATTGATAAGCGCGTTCGCTTTTTAAGCTCGCGCATTGAGCTGGCCGTGGTGGTTGATCCGGTAAGCGTCAAAAGTGAGAAAGTCCAGTTTGGTGCAACGGTTACCATCGCAGATGAAGAGGATGGGGAAGAGAAGACGGTTTCCATCGTCGGTGTCGATGAGATTAATACGGAAAAAAACCAGATTAGTTGGCGCTCCCCCCTTGGAAGTTCTTTGATTGGCAAAGAAGTTGGTGATACAATTTTGCTCAAAGTTCCCGCAGGAACGAAGTCTTACGAAATCATCGAAATTGAGTACGTGAGCATCGAGTAA
- the nrdR gene encoding transcriptional regulator NrdR translates to MHCPSCNAQDTRVIDSRMLVEENSVRRRRKCDACETRFTTYENIQIQMPLIVKKDGRREAYNREKIMKGLNKACQKRNVSTDQINQLLNSVERSLLEISRTEVRARDLGEIIMDRLKELDRVAYVRYASFYWDFKDIEEFVYGLKNKLHSVKSISDKGDKRDIQH, encoded by the coding sequence ATGCATTGTCCAAGTTGTAACGCCCAAGACACGAGAGTAATCGACTCCAGAATGCTGGTGGAAGAAAACTCTGTCCGCCGTCGCCGTAAGTGCGATGCGTGTGAGACTCGTTTTACAACGTATGAGAACATTCAGATTCAAATGCCTCTTATCGTAAAGAAAGACGGTCGTCGTGAAGCTTACAACCGTGAAAAAATCATGAAAGGGTTAAATAAGGCCTGTCAGAAGAGAAACGTCTCAACTGACCAGATCAACCAACTCTTAAACAGCGTAGAGAGATCTCTCTTAGAAATCTCAAGAACAGAAGTGCGCGCCCGCGATTTAGGTGAAATCATCATGGACCGTCTAAAGGAACTTGATCGTGTTGCCTACGTTCGTTACGCCTCTTTCTACTGGGACTTCAAAGATATCGAAGAATTCGTCTACGGTCTAAAAAACAAACTACACTCAGTTAAATCTATCAGCGATAAAGGTGACAAACGTGACATCCAACACTAA
- a CDS encoding class I SAM-dependent methyltransferase has protein sequence MAIKRTNTRDEQRTTKKVAAKKTPKLSRDEKYRLYLASVQNPQADIDFINKEYKALYGRAPLTLREDFCGTGMLACEWVEQGDKHKAYGIDLDMEPISYGFVNHFSELDEDEQKRMKYINANVLQTFDFKTDVVVAFNFSYYLFKKRKDLLAYFSSVRKHMKKDSIFMIDMFGGTESRQELEESVKHKNHTYYWDCSSYNPLTAECMYYIHFKTADGVKHEKVFQYDWRMWDARELMDILEDAGFSKTHIYWEGVDKDGTGNGVFKKSLKAENCESWVTYICAQP, from the coding sequence ATGGCGATCAAAAGAACCAACACTAGAGATGAACAGAGAACGACTAAGAAAGTAGCAGCGAAAAAGACGCCTAAGCTTTCACGCGACGAAAAGTACCGCCTGTACCTGGCTTCGGTTCAAAACCCACAAGCTGACATCGACTTCATCAACAAAGAGTACAAGGCCCTTTATGGACGCGCACCTCTTACGCTTCGTGAAGACTTCTGTGGAACTGGTATGCTTGCCTGCGAATGGGTAGAGCAAGGTGATAAGCATAAAGCTTATGGAATTGATCTTGATATGGAGCCGATCTCTTACGGTTTTGTGAACCACTTCAGCGAGCTTGATGAAGACGAACAAAAACGTATGAAATATATCAACGCCAACGTTCTTCAGACTTTTGATTTCAAAACTGACGTTGTTGTTGCTTTTAACTTTTCGTACTACTTATTTAAAAAGAGAAAAGATCTTCTGGCGTACTTCTCGTCAGTCAGAAAACATATGAAAAAAGACTCGATTTTCATGATCGATATGTTCGGCGGAACTGAAAGCCGTCAGGAGCTTGAAGAGTCGGTAAAACACAAAAACCACACATACTACTGGGACTGTAGTAGCTACAACCCATTAACGGCAGAGTGTATGTATTACATTCACTTTAAAACTGCTGATGGTGTAAAACACGAGAAAGTTTTCCAATACGACTGGAGAATGTGGGACGCTCGCGAGTTAATGGATATCCTGGAAGACGCAGGGTTCTCTAAAACTCATATTTACTGGGAAGGCGTGGATAAAGATGGAACTGGAAACGGTGTCTTTAAGAAATCCCTGAAAGCAGAAAACTGCGAGTCTTGGGTTACCTACATTTGCGCTCAACCTTAA
- the fabG gene encoding 3-oxoacyl-ACP reductase FabG — MIATYNDLKGKTVLITGASRGLGRKMAEALATQGAHVVFNYRGDEAAAMKLKEELQAKGASNVTALLFDVTNTAQMKEAVEKFVETNGPITGLVNNAGISKDQIVLRMKEEDVVQTINTNLTSAIMLTQILSRSFLKAENVSVVNISSIVGLMGNASQIAYSASKAGLIGFTKSYAKELASRNVRCNAICPGFITTDMTHALDEKVKDAYLNSIPLKRMGEADEVANLVCFLLSSASSYITGETIKIDGGLYI, encoded by the coding sequence ATGATCGCAACTTACAATGATTTAAAAGGTAAAACAGTTCTTATCACTGGTGCATCTCGTGGACTTGGAAGAAAAATGGCCGAAGCTCTTGCAACTCAAGGCGCTCATGTTGTTTTCAACTACAGAGGTGATGAAGCCGCTGCTATGAAATTAAAAGAAGAACTTCAAGCAAAAGGCGCTTCAAATGTTACAGCTCTTCTTTTTGACGTAACTAATACTGCTCAAATGAAAGAAGCCGTAGAAAAATTTGTTGAAACTAACGGCCCAATTACAGGTCTGGTAAACAACGCTGGTATTTCTAAAGATCAAATCGTTCTTCGTATGAAAGAAGAAGACGTGGTTCAAACAATCAACACCAACTTAACATCAGCTATTATGCTGACTCAGATCCTTTCAAGAAGCTTCTTAAAAGCAGAGAATGTTTCAGTGGTAAACATCAGCTCAATCGTAGGTTTAATGGGGAACGCAAGCCAGATCGCCTACTCTGCTTCAAAGGCAGGATTGATCGGATTTACAAAGTCTTATGCAAAGGAGCTTGCTTCGAGAAATGTTCGTTGTAACGCAATCTGTCCAGGATTTATTACAACAGATATGACTCACGCTCTAGACGAGAAAGTAAAGGACGCTTATTTAAACTCTATCCCATTAAAACGTATGGGAGAGGCAGATGAAGTAGCGAACTTAGTTTGTTTTTTACTAAGCAGTGCATCGTCATATATCACTGGAGAAACGATTAAAATTGACGGTGGATTATATATCTAA
- the nusB gene encoding transcription antitermination factor NusB, translating to MTSNTNTTKRTIGREYAFKFIYKHLLNDFSTEKSEIINDSKALNDALNLFDDSYHEEDSEHPDNKIDIHTKMFAKELILGSLRQEPTNSKLIEKYLTNNNLQKVDRMNLAVLLLGSYEILSDKDTPAGVFINEYVNIAKKYCPNDSHGFINSVLDKIAKDHR from the coding sequence GTGACATCCAACACTAATACGACAAAAAGAACTATCGGCCGCGAGTACGCCTTTAAATTTATCTACAAGCACCTGCTTAATGACTTCTCGACTGAAAAAAGCGAAATCATCAATGACAGCAAAGCGCTTAACGATGCTCTCAATCTTTTCGACGACTCTTACCACGAAGAAGATTCAGAACACCCGGATAACAAAATCGACATCCACACAAAGATGTTTGCGAAGGAACTTATCTTAGGATCTCTAAGACAAGAGCCAACAAACTCTAAACTGATCGAAAAATACTTAACGAACAATAACCTTCAAAAAGTTGACCGCATGAATCTTGCTGTTCTTCTTTTAGGTTCATACGAAATCCTAAGCGACAAAGACACGCCTGCTGGTGTTTTCATCAACGAGTACGTCAACATCGCTAAAAAATACTGCCCTAATGACTCTCACGGCTTCATTAACAGTGTTTTAGATAAGATCGCTAAGGACCACCGCTAA
- the def gene encoding peptide deformylase, whose translation MAIRKVIRMGHPTLRKIAELVPVSELKTPEFKQLLIDMYETMKHEGGIGIAAPQIDVSKQVTLIELPENNSRYGDLEGTPLMVIINPVIKDLTTEHQGFWEGCLSVPGLRGFVERPKKVQIDYVNEHGEPKQIIAEDFLATVFQHELDHLFGKLYIDRITDTTKISYNEEFSQFVNAHPDDQLDE comes from the coding sequence ATGGCAATCCGCAAAGTCATCCGCATGGGTCATCCGACATTGAGAAAAATCGCTGAACTAGTGCCTGTAAGCGAGCTTAAAACTCCAGAGTTCAAACAACTCCTGATTGATATGTACGAAACCATGAAGCACGAAGGTGGTATTGGTATCGCTGCTCCCCAGATCGACGTTTCTAAACAAGTCACACTCATCGAACTTCCAGAAAACAACTCACGCTACGGCGATCTGGAAGGAACTCCTCTTATGGTCATTATTAATCCTGTAATCAAAGACCTGACAACTGAACACCAAGGTTTCTGGGAAGGATGTTTATCTGTTCCAGGACTGCGCGGTTTTGTCGAAAGACCTAAAAAAGTTCAAATTGACTACGTTAATGAGCACGGTGAACCAAAACAAATTATCGCTGAAGATTTCTTAGCGACTGTTTTCCAACATGAACTGGATCACCTTTTTGGAAAGCTTTACATCGATCGCATCACTGATACGACAAAGATCTCTTACAATGAAGAGTTCTCGCAGTTCGTGAACGCTCACCCAGACGATCAATTGGACGAGTAG
- the fabD gene encoding ACP S-malonyltransferase, giving the protein MGIKSVTLLFPGQGSQYVGMGKNLDQALFEKGNEILGYDLKKLMHEGPEEELKLTHNTQPAILKHSVALYNQLDTLLKKYDVKVDRVLGHSVGEYAALVVAGVLSPYDAIHAVHLRGKYMQEAVPVGKGKMFAILKVPANVVEEACKAASKPGSEVMPANFNDPSQIVISGESEACARAVAWLAENFKEAHRAMELNVSAPFHSSLMKPAADQLKAAFEKFKWHENKIPYIANIDATEYAAGTNPETIINNLYHQAYGPVLWTQSIEKLPSDTLCIEVGPGKVLMGLVRKINKDIKVIPLDRDEALTEIEELLK; this is encoded by the coding sequence ATGGGGATTAAATCAGTCACACTACTTTTTCCAGGACAAGGTTCGCAATACGTTGGAATGGGAAAAAACCTGGACCAGGCACTTTTTGAGAAAGGAAATGAGATTTTAGGGTACGACCTTAAAAAACTTATGCACGAAGGGCCAGAAGAAGAACTGAAACTGACTCACAACACTCAACCAGCAATTCTAAAACACTCAGTTGCGCTTTATAACCAACTGGACACACTTCTAAAAAAATACGACGTAAAAGTAGACCGCGTTCTTGGCCACTCTGTGGGCGAGTACGCTGCTCTTGTTGTTGCAGGCGTTCTTTCTCCTTACGATGCCATTCATGCTGTTCACCTTCGCGGGAAATACATGCAGGAAGCGGTACCTGTCGGGAAAGGAAAAATGTTTGCGATTCTAAAAGTTCCCGCAAATGTTGTTGAAGAAGCTTGTAAGGCGGCTTCAAAACCAGGTTCTGAAGTTATGCCAGCAAACTTCAACGACCCTTCTCAGATTGTTATCTCGGGAGAAAGTGAAGCTTGTGCGCGCGCTGTGGCCTGGCTTGCTGAAAATTTCAAAGAAGCTCACAGAGCAATGGAGCTAAACGTATCGGCACCATTTCACTCTTCTCTTATGAAACCAGCTGCTGATCAGTTAAAAGCGGCCTTCGAAAAATTTAAATGGCACGAAAACAAGATTCCATACATCGCCAACATCGATGCAACGGAATACGCTGCTGGAACAAATCCTGAAACCATCATCAACAACCTATACCACCAGGCCTATGGTCCGGTGTTATGGACGCAATCAATTGAAAAACTTCCGTCAGACACACTTTGTATTGAAGTTGGTCCAGGAAAAGTTCTCATGGGTCTAGTTCGTAAGATTAACAAAGACATTAAAGTGATCCCTCTGGATAGAGACGAAGCACTTACTGAAATTGAGGAGCTATTAAAATGA
- a CDS encoding low molecular weight protein-tyrosine-phosphatase: MKKVLFVCLGNICRSPAAEGAMVHLIKQKGLEAGFLIDSAGTSGFHEGDDPDHRMIAQAKLRNILLPSKSRPLLKSDFEKFDLIVCMDKSNFSNAKRIAEDEKHAAKLRMMTDYFQNEDLKKRFHEIPDPYYGSKKDFDLVLDLVLDACEGLLKKIHE; the protein is encoded by the coding sequence ATGAAAAAGGTGTTATTTGTCTGTCTTGGCAACATCTGTCGCTCTCCAGCGGCGGAAGGGGCCATGGTGCATTTAATTAAACAAAAGGGACTGGAAGCGGGCTTTCTGATTGATTCAGCGGGAACGAGTGGTTTTCATGAAGGGGATGACCCAGACCATCGCATGATTGCTCAGGCGAAACTAAGAAACATACTTCTTCCTTCGAAATCAAGACCGCTGTTGAAATCTGACTTTGAAAAATTTGATCTCATCGTCTGCATGGATAAAAGCAATTTCTCTAACGCCAAAAGAATCGCTGAAGATGAAAAACATGCGGCTAAGCTGCGCATGATGACTGATTACTTTCAGAATGAAGATTTAAAAAAGCGCTTTCATGAGATCCCAGATCCGTATTACGGTTCCAAAAAGGACTTTGACCTGGTGTTGGATTTAGTGCTCGATGCTTGCGAAGGCCTGTTAAAGAAAATTCATGAATAA